A DNA window from Stigmatella aurantiaca contains the following coding sequences:
- a CDS encoding helix-turn-helix domain-containing protein: MDGLDRRTLGRNIRQARHRLGLTQEQIAERINMTPEVYGRMERGNLVPRLERFVLLCRVLGETPDRLISRHAPAEDGAEDGEAPDPADVPVDDLQHRLGTNMREARKRLGLTQVEMAERLHLPVDLYGRMERGETLPRLDSFVAICQVLGEMSDQLLGLSPPPAGKAR; encoded by the coding sequence ATGGACGGCCTCGACAGAAGGACGCTGGGCAGGAACATCCGCCAGGCCCGTCACCGGCTGGGTCTCACGCAGGAACAGATCGCCGAGCGGATCAACATGACGCCCGAGGTGTACGGGCGCATGGAGCGCGGCAACCTGGTGCCGCGGCTCGAACGCTTCGTGCTCCTCTGCCGGGTGCTGGGCGAGACGCCGGACCGGCTCATCTCCCGCCATGCGCCCGCGGAGGACGGGGCAGAGGACGGCGAGGCGCCGGACCCGGCGGATGTCCCGGTCGATGACCTCCAGCACCGGCTGGGCACCAACATGCGCGAGGCCCGGAAGCGCCTGGGGCTGACGCAGGTGGAGATGGCGGAGCGGCTGCACCTGCCCGTGGACCTGTACGGCCGCATGGAGCGAGGGGAGACGCTGCCCCGGTTGGACAGCTTCGTCGCCATCTGCCAGGTCCTCGGCGAGATGTCCGACCAGCTGCTCGGCCTGTCGCCTCCTCCGGCCGGGAAAGCCCGCTGA